Genomic segment of Armatimonadota bacterium:
TGGCGAAGGAGCTTTTGGGTATCGACGCGGTGGTTTCAAACAAGCGATTTGCTGAGGTGCTGAGCACTTTACACCCGGAATCGACGACGTTGGTGGATCGCCCCGAAGGCTTGTCGGGGACGGTCCAGAAAATGGTTGAGAGTTTCGATCAATGGTCTAAGGGGACAAAGGCAGATGCGACGGCGATCAAGACGCTGAACGTGATGCGGAGCGTTAAGTCGCCGGCGGAAATCGCGCTCACTTGGAAGTCCATCAACGCGACGGTGGAGGCGCATAAAGAGGCGTTGCGATCATGCGAACCGGGGATGCGGGAGTATGAGATTGCGTCGCTGGTGGAGTACATCTTTGCCCGGAATGGATGCGAGTCGGTGGCTTATGGCAGTATCGTCGGCTCGGGCGTAAACTCGTGCGTTCTGCACTACGTAGATGCGCGGAAGACGATCGAGAAAGGCGACTTTATTTGCATGGATGTGGGCGGCGAGTACCACGGGTACGCAAGCGATGTGACGCGAAGCTACCCAGCGAACGGCAAGTACACGCCGGAACAGCGGGCGATCTACGAGATTGTGCAGGAGGCGCAGGAAGCGGGCGTCAAAGCGTGTAAAGTCGGTGCAGCGTTTGGTGCGGCGGGGCAGGTGGCGAATCGGATTGTGGCGGACGGGCTGATGAAGCTTGGGATCATCAAGGAAGCTTCCGAGGTCCGACGGTACTTCATGCACGGGACGTCACACTATGTGGGCTTGGACGTGCACGACACGGGCGATTACGGTCCCTTGCGTAACGGTCAGATCATGACGGTCGAGCCGGGAATCTATATCAAGGAAGGCTCGCCGTGCGACAAGAAGTGGTGGAACATCGGCGTACGGATCGAGGATACGATTTTGGTGACCGATGCGGGTCCGGTTAACATGAGCGGAAGCAAGTTGCCGCGTTCGATTCCCGAGATCGAAAAGTTGATGTCCGAGACGGGGCTGGGCAACCGTCCTGAGGGGAAGGTTATTTCGGAAGCGTATAAGGGGTCGCTGAAATAACCTATAGTCCCATTCGGACGCGGTGCAGGAAGAGGCGAGCCTCTTCGCTGGGGCCGTCGAAGTCGATGCGGACAACCTCTTCGAGGTCGATGTAATGAATTCCATCTTCGATGCCGGACTTGTTGACCTCGAGCAATTCGATATGGTCGTCGGTGTAGTCCTTGATGAAGCCTAGAAATTGAACGTCGGCGGTGACGCTGACCATGATGCGGCTATTGCGGGCGTATCGAACGAGGTCGAGGAGCGTTTCGAAGGGGCCGACGGTGGTGGGGCGGACAGGAAATTCGGTTTGTCGCTGTCGCTCGTGAAGGAGCTTGATGGCGACGAGGTATTGGGTGCCGACGGCGAGGCGCACGATCTCATCGATCTGGCCCACGAACGAGCCGTTCGGGCGGCCTTTGCTGTCGATTAGGGCCAGCGAGTAATAGTCTTCGCTGACGGACAGGACGAAGCCGACTTCGAATTTGTCGGTGTCGTCGCGATCTTCGTAAACTTCGACGAGTTCTTCGGTCCCGACGTATTGCTTGAGAACCTCTCGGAAGCGGTCAACAGCGGCACTCATAGACTTATTCTGACTCACAAAAAAGCCAGGAAGTTTCTTCCTGGCTTTTTGAGCTTGTAAAGGTTCCGACTTATCGCTTTCGGCGTCGGGCGACGAGACCAAGAAGGCCAAGACCCATGACAGCGAAGGAAGCCGGTTCGGGGACGACAACGACGTTGTCGATGCCGAAGCCGTGATCGTTACCTGCGTCGTTGATGTCGGTGAAACGGAAGACGATTTCGTCTCCGTTGTCCCACGACAGACCTTCGCCGAAGAGCTCGACGACGGCGCGGACGCGAACCGAGTTAGCCGGGTCGTTGCCATCCAGCGCACCAGCCGTGGAGCCCGAAGTGGGGCCAAGGACGGTGTTGGTGAGAACCGGTGCCGACAGGTTGGTGAGGTTCGTATCGGTGGTCGACGTGGTCTGAATCCAGACGTGTCCGCTACCGTAACCGGTGCCAGTGTTAAAGTCGGACTGCGCGAACGAGTTGCCGGACTTAATGAGTTGGTAGGTCAGCGAAAGACCCTGCTGGTTGACGTTGCCGCCGTTTCGCCACTGTTCGAGGTCGAACTGAATGACCGCAATACCAGTGGACGTACCCGTGTTGTTGACCAATCGAGCACCGTAGGAGATGTTGCCAACGGTTCCCGACGA
This window contains:
- a CDS encoding PEP-CTERM sorting domain-containing protein, with product MKKFLILAMGIGAASGAFAQTISITDFGAGYTQNFDSLTNTASNTALTAGGGEFNNGAGATLPGWYYGESGGSGSNYNIFGDNGSSNTGRYYSYGSAGSTERALGTASSGTVGNISYGARLVNNTGTSTGIAVIQFDLEQWRNGGNVNQQGLSLTYQLIKSGNSFAQSDFNTGTGYGSGHVWIQTTSTTDTNLTNLSAPVLTNTVLGPTSGSTAGALDGNDPANSVRVRAVVELFGEGLSWDNGDEIVFRFTDINDAGNDHGFGIDNVVVVPEPASFAVMGLGLLGLVARRRKR
- a CDS encoding M24 family metallopeptidase — translated: MIASIACLALLAQQQDGFQFRVYENDKIKPAEFAQRRHDLLAKLPAGNVTVLVTNPLHQRSNDTEYRFRPNSYFWYLTGCEEGDSALILAPDGITVDGKSVKEVLFVQDKNPGAETWTGILMGAPVAKELLGIDAVVSNKRFAEVLSTLHPESTTLVDRPEGLSGTVQKMVESFDQWSKGTKADATAIKTLNVMRSVKSPAEIALTWKSINATVEAHKEALRSCEPGMREYEIASLVEYIFARNGCESVAYGSIVGSGVNSCVLHYVDARKTIEKGDFICMDVGGEYHGYASDVTRSYPANGKYTPEQRAIYEIVQEAQEAGVKACKVGAAFGAAGQVANRIVADGLMKLGIIKEASEVRRYFMHGTSHYVGLDVHDTGDYGPLRNGQIMTVEPGIYIKEGSPCDKKWWNIGVRIEDTILVTDAGPVNMSGSKLPRSIPEIEKLMSETGLGNRPEGKVISEAYKGSLK